In Scyliorhinus canicula chromosome 8, sScyCan1.1, whole genome shotgun sequence, one DNA window encodes the following:
- the adra2c gene encoding alpha-2C adrenergic receptor, whose amino-acid sequence MKTTPLDCDPHCQRMEAPANTTGLNLSQLLSSQPPASVGQYSLGAMVSLSLLVGFLVLFTIGGNILVIIAVFTSRALRPPQNLFLVSLASADILVATLVIPFSLANELMGYWYFGTVWCDIYLALDVLFCTSSIVHLCAISLDRYWSIIKAVEYNLKRTPRRIKGAIVVVWVISAVISFPPLISLDREIEDELQPACRINDDTWYILLSCIASFFAPCFIMILVYIRIYQVAKNRTRSQSVKRNGPEGSSQTEEAPSRATSLRGNGDRENGHCSASPGGPRLEELELEESSTSEGRGRRKEGAARLPGRLPRSRQEEEGGKKDSFSRLSRSSSRSFDMFSTRRKRRGSRQMSKSKAAQAREKRFTFVLAVVMGVFVLCWFPFFFSYSLYGICRQVCEVPETLFKFFFWIGYCNSSLNPVIYTIFNQDFRRAFHKVLCKPKKRSF is encoded by the coding sequence ATGAAGACAACCCCACTGGACTGTGACCCCCATTGCCAAAGGATGGAGGCACCAGCCAACACCACTGGGCTCAACCTGTCCCAGCTCCTGTCATCGCAGCCTCCAGCTAGTGTTGGGCAGTACTCACTGGGAGCCATGGTCAGCCTCTCCCTGCTGGTGGGCTTCCTGGTCCTCTTCACCAtcgggggcaacatcctggtgatcaTCGCGGTGTTCACCAGCAGAGCTCTGAGACCCCCCCAGAACCTCTTCCTGGTGTCCCTGGCCAGCGCTGATATTCTGGTGGCCACCCTGGTCATCCCGTTCTCCCTGGCCAACGAGCTGATGGGCTACTGGTACTTCGGGACGGTCTGGTGTGACATCTACCTGGCTCTGGATGTCCTGTTCTGCACCTCATCCATTGTGCATTTATGTGCAATCAGCTTGGACCGGTACTGGTCCATCATCAAAGCAGTGGAGTACAACCTCAAAAGGACCCCCAGGAGAATTAAAGGTGCCATTGTGGTGGTGTGGGTCATCTCAGCTGTTATTTCCTTCCCCCCTTTGATATCCTTGGACAGGGAGATTGAGGATGAGCTACAGCCAGCCTGCAGGATCAATGATGATACCTGGTACATCCTCCTGTCCTGCATCGCCTCCTTCTTCGCCCCCTGCTTCATCATGATCCTGGTCTACATTCGCATCTACCAGGTGGCCAAGAACAGGACGAGGAGCCAGTCGGTGAAGAGGAACGGCCCCGAGGGCTCCTCCCAGACCGAGGAGGCACCGAGCAGGGCCACCTCCCTGCGGGGCAATGGGGACAGGGAGAACGGCCACTGCTCCGCCAGCCCCGGAGGGCCACgactggaggagctggagctggaggagagctCCACCTCGGAGGGCAGGGGCCGCAGGAAGGAAGGGGCTGCCCGCCTGCCCGGCAGGCTGCCCCGGAGcaggcaggaggaggaggggggcaagaAGGACTCCTTCAGCCGCCTGTCCCGCTCCAGCAGCCGCTCCTTCGACATGTTCTCGACCCGTAGGAAGCGGCGGGGCAGCAGACAGATGTCCAAGAGCAAAGCTGCCCAGGCCAGGGAGAAACGCTTCACCTTCGTGCTGGCCGTGGTCATGGGCGTCTTCGTCCTCTGCTGGTTCCCCTTCTTCTTCAGCTACAGCCTGTACGGCATCTGCCGGCAGGTCTGCGAGGTCCCGGAGACTCTTTTCAAGTTTTTCTTCTGGATTGGATATTGCAACAGTTCCCTGAACCCTGTCATCTACACAATCTTCAACCAGGACTTCAGGCGAGCTTTTCACAAAGTCCTCTGTAAACCCAAGAAAAGAAGCTTTTAA